The genomic stretch AATGCCGTCTATCACGAGTGAAATTTTGCTAAATCCATTCTCGTTTTTTACATAATTTTGATAAGCCAATTCTAAATTTTCATCTTTCTGAGCGCTAGACTTAACGGGGCTTAAGACATTTTTACCAAGACGATCGTAAAACTCACTCAGTCCGCTGGAAGAAAGAATTTCAAATACGCTTTTACAGCCGTTACAACAAAATTTATTGTCGCCGGATTCGATCATAACGCTATCTTCAAAGCTCTGATGACAATGCGCGCACTTGGTTTTACTCATGAGTTACATTTTTCTTTCAAATTTAGATTTGTAAATTATACAGCTAATGTTTTGATTTTAAGGTTAAATCAAATTTGTATATCAAGCCAAATTTTACATAGAATTTATAAAAAAGGTTGTAAATTTTGATAATTTTCATCAAAGGAGCGAATTTGAAAAAGATCCAGACTCAAAGTTCAAAAAACAGAAAGGCTCACTACACTCCGGCTATCGAGCATGGCGGCATACTTTACGTCTCAGGTCAGCTTAGCATCGACACGGCAACCATGCAGCTTCCAAAAGGCGGCGCTAGAGAGCATGCTAGGCAGGCGCTTGCAAATTTACAGACGGTTTTAACTGAAGCCGGAGCCAAAAAAGAAAACGTGATAATGTGCAGAGTTTATACGCCCGATATAGCGTTTTGGGACGATATAGACGATGAGTATGCGAAGTTTTTTGGCGAGCATAAACCTGCGCGCGTAGTCGTGCCTACCTCGGCACTTCATTTTGGCTGCTTGGTTGAGATAGAAGCTCAAGTGGCGATGATTTAGGCTTAAAATATCAAATTCATAAGGAATAAAAATGGCAAATTTCAAATGCACAAGTTGCGGTAGCGAGGCTTCGCTTGAAAATTTAAACTTTGAGTGCAAGTGCGGTGGGCTTTATGAGCTTAAATTTACTCCGCCTAAATTCTCGCTTGATCTTGTGGATAAGAG from Campylobacter sp. RM16189 encodes the following:
- a CDS encoding RidA family protein codes for the protein MKKIQTQSSKNRKAHYTPAIEHGGILYVSGQLSIDTATMQLPKGGAREHARQALANLQTVLTEAGAKKENVIMCRVYTPDIAFWDDIDDEYAKFFGEHKPARVVVPTSALHFGCLVEIEAQVAMI